DNA sequence from the Pleurocapsa sp. PCC 7319 genome:
GGATGAAGGGAATCAGAGACTGTTTGCCTACAAAACTTTTGTGCGATTGCAACTAAACTATATTCGTATCCAACTCTTTCTTTGGTAAGACTGATTCGACATATTTTCCAATATCTTGATAAAACATTCATAGCGATCGCGCTCCCTTAACTTTCCCCGATCTTCTAATTTAGTCGCTTTAAATGATAGATGCCAGCATTTTTAACTTATGCAGTTTCACATCTCAACACCAACTGCATAGGTAAATCACGAGTTCATCTAATAACTGACTTTTCACGGCATCTTTTGAAGGGTATATAAGTTGTGTAACAATATTCGCTAACAATTTTATCCATTTCGAGAAATCTGCCCTCTCGATAGAGCAAAATAATTGAGCAGATTTTGAGTGGTGAATGAATCAGACCAAAAATTTAATAACCGNNNNNNNNNNNNNNNNNNNNNNNNNNNNNNNNNNNNNNNNNNNNNNNNNNNNNNNNNNNNNNNNNNNNNNNNNNNNNNNNNNNNNNNNNNNNNNNNNNNNAATTTTTGGTCTGATTCATTCATAACTTACAATCGGCTCAATTATTTTGCTCTATCGAGAGCGCAGATTTCTCTAAATGAGTAATTGTTAGCGAATATTGTTACACAACTTATATTTCCTCCAAAAGATGCCGTGAAAAGTCAGTTTGCGGTAGGTCATGAAGTTGGCAGATAGAACAACCAACTATTCTTACTGCTCGGTTGAGCAATCCGCCTCAGTAATTCTCAAGAAGATTATTACTCTCGGTAAATTTTATTAAATAGATTCTATTGCAGTGAATATCATTAAGCAGATTTAGCTATTACATTGTCCAAGCAACTCTATCAAATCTTTATAGTTATTAGGTATAACTTAGGTATAAAATAAATATAAATTCACCGATTCACCCCAAAACTGAATCAAGCAGTTTATAATGCGGAAGACTCTTCTGTATTTATAGAAGGTGAGAAGTGAGGTTTGAATTTAAGAAAAAGAAAATAGAACTACTTTATACAGAGGAAAAAAATGCTCACAAATATCCTGGGGTTGTAGATGACTTTTTTGAAGTCATGGCAATTATTGCAGCAGCCGAAAGCGAACAAGATTTATACGCTAACAAAGGTCTGAGATTTGAAAAACTCTCAGGAAAACGAGGCAAAAAGAATCAAAGGTCGCTACGCCTAAATAAGCAATGGCGTTTAATTGTGGTACTCGAAAAAGATGAAGCAGGCAAGTATGTCCTAATCGTCGATATTGAGGACTATCACTAAATAAAGGGAGAGGGAGGCAAGAATGAGCAATACTTTAACACCAGCAAGAGCAGTATCACCAGGGCGTATCTTACAAAGAGAACTAGATGCTCGTGGTTGGACTCAAAAAGATTTAGCTGAAATTACCAAACGTCCACCACAAGCAATCAACGAAATTATTAAAGGAACGAAGCAAATTACTCCTGAGACGGCTAGAGAATTATCGTGCGCGTTGGGAACTACTGCGGAATTTTGGATTAATTTGGAAACTAATTATCGTTTAAATCTGGCAAAAAAAAAGCAGAAAGAGTCGGAAATTGAGCGTAGAAGTCGTTTGTACACTCTTGCGCCAATTTCTGAGTTGATTAAACGCCAATGGATAAAATCTACAGAATCAATTGATGAACTAGAGCAATCTGTATGTCAATTTTTAGGTATTAAATCACCTCAAGAGACTCCTCAATTTTACGTCAACTTTCGCAAGGGCGCGTCCCCTGAATCGAATTCAGGGGCTTGTGCCGCCCGCCACAGTCAAATTCTCGAACCAGAATATAGTGCCAAAATTGCCTGGTGTAAAAGAGTCGAACAAGTAGTCAACAAGCAAACTTTGGGAGAATTTCAGCTAGACAGGCTAAGGGGAGCAATTCCCGATCTTCTTCGCTATGCAGAAAAAGAAGAGGATGTAACTCATGTTCCTCAAATGTTAATCGATTTGGGTGTTCATTTTGCGATCGTTCCTCATTTGAACAAAACATATTTAGACGGTGCAGCATTTTATTTGGAAAATCATCCAGTAGTTGCTCTTACCCTGAGACACAATAGAATCGATTGTTTTTGGTTTAGTCTGATGCACGAACTAGGTCATATAGTTGCTGGACATCAAGGTTTGTATCTAGATAACTTGGACGAACTAGAACAAAATTCAGAAGAAGACGAAGCAAACCAACTTGCTCGTGATTGGCTGGTTAACGAAAAAGCATTAAATTCTTTTGGAGTTCAAACAAAACCGAAATTTTCTAAGAAAGCGATAATTAATTTTGCCCAATCACAAGACAGACACCCAGGTATTATTCTGGGTCGTCTTCAGCATGAGGGTTTAGTTCCCTATAAAAACTTACGAGTGCTATTACCGAAGGTAAAACCGTTTTTATCTGATTGGATTTATGATTAAGCTTGCTTTAACTGATAAAAGAGCTTGAAAATCAACTTGAGATAATCCATCTGAGTTAGCAAACTACCTCGTTTATTAGTGGGGTTTCTGACTTCTTTTTTTTAATTCCTTCAAATTATAATTAACACTCGTCACACCAAAATCAGGCTCTTTCTGAAATGGTTGTCTGAGATAATAAACGTTAGCATCATCTCTATCAGTAGATTCTTCAGAAATCGGAACTTCTACTACTGCCAAAATATAATTATCTGGTTTATTCAAAGCAGTAATAATTTCGTTTTTGGTGACTGTAACCGTTTCTGCACCTTCAATTCTGCCCTTGACCTCGATAAATCTCAACGCTCCAGTTTC
Encoded proteins:
- a CDS encoding type II toxin-antitoxin system RelE/ParE family toxin; its protein translation is MRFEFKKKKIELLYTEEKNAHKYPGVVDDFFEVMAIIAAAESEQDLYANKGLRFEKLSGKRGKKNQRSLRLNKQWRLIVVLEKDEAGKYVLIVDIEDYH
- a CDS encoding HigA family addiction module antitoxin; translation: MSNTLTPARAVSPGRILQRELDARGWTQKDLAEITKRPPQAINEIIKGTKQITPETARELSCALGTTAEFWINLETNYRLNLAKKKQKESEIERRSRLYTLAPISELIKRQWIKSTESIDELEQSVCQFLGIKSPQETPQFYVNFRKGASPESNSGACAARHSQILEPEYSAKIAWCKRVEQVVNKQTLGEFQLDRLRGAIPDLLRYAEKEEDVTHVPQMLIDLGVHFAIVPHLNKTYLDGAAFYLENHPVVALTLRHNRIDCFWFSLMHELGHIVAGHQGLYLDNLDELEQNSEEDEANQLARDWLVNEKALNSFGVQTKPKFSKKAIINFAQSQDRHPGIILGRLQHEGLVPYKNLRVLLPKVKPFLSDWIYD